The region GGCCGGACTCGGTTCCGTGGCGCACGAGCTGCGCACGCCGCTGACCAGCGTGGAAGCCAATGTGCGGGGCATGCGCCGGCTGCTGCCGCAGCTGGCCGGCCTGGTGGACGACATGCCCCCGCTGCAGGAAGCCCTGACGCGCATCCAGTTCGAAGTGCGCCACATGCAGCACATGATCGATTTGTTCCTGATGAGCGCCAGTGCCGTGAACCGCAACCTCCAGCCCAGCCAGGCACTATCGATGCTGGCCATGGTCAGCTCCGTGCTCAAGCGCTACCCATTTACCGGCAACAGCCAGCGCGGCAGCGTCAAGGTGGACGTGCGCGCCGACTTCCAGTTCGCGGGCCAGGACGAACTGTGCGTGGTGATCCTGCTGAACCTGCTGAGAAACGCGCTGAAAGCCATCCAGCGGGCCGGCAAGGGAAGAGTGCGCATCGTCATCGACGGCGCCCGTCCCGTGCCCAGGCTGCTGTTCATCGACACGGGCTGCGGCATCGCGAAGAACCGCCTGCCGCTGATCTTCGAGCGTTTTTACTCCTATCCCGTACATAACGGCAGCGGCATCGGCCTGGCCCTGTGCCAGCAGATCGTCACGGCCTGGCAGGCGCGCATCCGCTGCGTGTCGCGCGAGCACGCGTATGCGATTTTCATCCTGGAGTTTCCCCAGCCCATGCCGGCCCGCTTCCAATCCTCTTTCCCCGCAAGGTGACGCATGCAACTGCCCGTCTACACCCATCCGACCCTGACCGTCCTGATCGACGACAGCGATTCCTTCCTGAAAAGCCTGGCGTTCCAGCTCGATCCCGGCCTGGCGCGCAAGACCTTCCACGACACCAGCAGCGCCCTGCACTGGTTGCGCCAGAGCACGCAACCGGGCGAAACGCCGCTGCACGTCAATTTCGACACGCAAAACCTGCCGCCCGACCAGTGCAACGTGGCGCTCGACATCGAGCGCATCTGGCGCATCAGCGGCCAGGCACAGCGCTTTGCCGTACCCTCCGTGCTGGTGGTCGATTATTCGATGCCGCAGATGAATGGCCTGGAATTTTGCCAGGCCGTGCGTGACTTGCCGTGCAAGAAGATTTTATTTACGGGCGCGGCCGATGAAAAGGTGGCCGTGACGGCCTTCAACCGGGGCTTGATCGACCGCTACATCAAAAAGAGCGACGACGATGCGCTCGACATCCTGGAACAGGAAATAGTTGCCCTGCAACGCGAATTCTTCCTGCAGCAATCGGACACCGTGCGCGACCTGCTGATGCTGCACGACTACAGTTTCCTGCAAGACGAAGCGCTGGCCGCCGTCGTGCACGAGCTGTGCCGGCGCCATGGTTTTGTCGAATACTATATTTTCCCCAATCCCAGCGGCATCCTGTTCTTCACGCGCGACGGCCAGGCCAGGCTGATGATCATCGAGACGGAACGCAGCCTGCACACGCAGTACGAAATGGCGCGCGACAGCGATGCGCCCGAGTCACTGCTGCTGGCCCTGCTGGAAATGCGCGTGATCCCCTATTTTTCGGACGCCGACAGCGACGGCATGTATGCGGCGCACATCGGCGAAAACTGGTTCCGCTACTGCGCCGCGCCCACCATCTGCCAGGGCCGCGTGACGTATTTCTGGGCCCTGTTCGACGTGCCGGCACACCAGCTGGGTCAACCGGTCATGTCCTATGCGCAATTTTTACGCGCGCAGGCGGACGACAGCGTTCGGGTTTAGCCTTCGCGCAAGGTTTGCAGCGGCGGATGTTTTAAAACATTGCGCAAGCCCAGCCAGCCGCCGGCAATCGCGCACAGGGCGCCGGCCAAGAGGCCGAAGGCCCACACGCCGGGCGCGAAACTCCAGGCGAACTTGAACTGGTATGTCGCCAGGGCCCAGCCCATGGCGGCCGCGCCCGATGCCGCCAGCAAGCCGGCCAGCGCGCCGACAAGTGAAAACTCGATCAGCTGCGCCTGCGCCAGCTGGCGCCGCGTGGCGCCCAGCGCGCGCAGCAGTCCCGCTTCGCGCGTGCGCTCGTCCTGCGAGCCCATCAGCGCCGCATACAGCACCAGCAAGCCCGAGGCCAAAGTGAAGGCGAAGAGGAATTCGACGGCCGTCACCACCTGGTCCAGCACGCCCTGTATCTGTTTCAGCACGCCGCCCACGTCGACCACCGTCAGATTCGGGTAGTCGCGCAACAAGGCATTGCCCAGGTCCGCCTGCGCCGGCGGCAAGTGAAACGCCGTGATCCACGTCTGCGGCGTGTCCGCCATGGCGGCCGGATTGATGATGACAAAGAAATTGACGCGCATCGAGCCCCATTCCAGCTTGCGCAAACTCGTGATCGCCGCTTCGACGGGCTGGCCGGCGATGTCGAAGCGCAGCTTGTCGCCCAGTTTCAGCTTCAAGGTCTTGGCGATGCCCTCTTCCACCGACGCTTCAGCCGGCGCGCCGGGCGCATTGCCGAACCATTTGCCGGCGACCAGCTTGTTTTCTTCCTGCATCGTGGCCATCGTCGACAGATTGAATTCGCGGTCGGCCAGGCCCTTGGCGCGGTCATCCTCGTAGGTGCTTTCCGTGATGGTGTTGCCATTCACGGCCACCAGGCGCCCGCGTATCATCGGATACAGGGGCGCGTTGGCCACGCCGGCCTGGGCCAGGCGCGCGGCGATCGGCTCTTTCTGTTCCGGCAAGATATTGATCATGAAACGGTTCGGCGCATCGGGCGGCGTGGCGTTGCGCCAGGCCACCATCAAGTCGCCGCGCACCACCGTCAGCAGCAACAAGGCCATCAGGCCCAAGGCCAGGGACACCACCTGGATGACGGTGGCGCCCGGCCGGCGCTGCAAGGACGTGACGGCAAAACGCCAGCCCTGGTGATTGAAGGCGCCGCGCAGGGTTTTCAGCGACTTGATGCCCAGCCAGCCGGCCAGGCCGAACAGGGCAAAGCCGCCGAGGAAACCGGCCGCCGTCAGCAGCGCCAGTTTCACGTCGCCCGCCTGCCACAAGAGCAGCACGACGAAGGCGGCGATGCCCAGGCCATACGTGGCCAGCGCCAGCGCCTGCGGCGGCTCCTGTTCGCGGCGGATCACGCGGTTGTGCGGCACATTGCGCAACTGCAAAATCGGCGGCAGGGCAAAGCCCAGCAACAAGAGCATGCCGGTGGCCACGCCTTGCAGGGCGGGCAGCATGGACACGGGCGGCAAGTCGCTTTGCACCAGTTTGCCCAGCAACTCCAGCAGCACCAGGTGGCCGCCGAAGCCGACAGCTACGCCAACGACGCTGCCGGCCAGGCCGACGAGCAGGAATTCGATCACGTACATGGCCGTGACCTGGTTTTGCGTCAAGCCCAGGCAGCGCAGCATGGCGCAAGCGTCCAGGTGGCGCAGCATGAAGCGGCGCGCGGCCATCGCCACGGCGACAGCCGCCAGCATGGCCGACAGCAAGCCGACGAGGGAAAGAAAACGGTCGGCGCGGTCCAGGGTCGATTGCATTTGCGGGCTGCCCGATTCCAGCGACTCGATGCGCACGCCCTTGATGGCCTGCGTCTTGATCTGGCTTTCCAGCCAGGCTTGATATTGCGCAAGCTCGGCCGCCTTGGCCGGCGGCGCCGACAGCAGCAAGCGGTACGATACGCGCGAGCCGTTCTGCACCAGCGCCGTGGCGGCCAGGTCGCTCAGGGGCAGCATCACTCTCGGCGCAAAATTCAGGAAGGAGGCGCCGCGATCAGGTTCGCTGGCGATCAGTTGCGTGACCGTAAATGCCTTGTCGCCCAAGGTGAGTGTGTCGCCCAGCTTGGCGTTCAGGCTGGACAGAATCGCCGCATCGACCCACAGGGTGCCGGGCGCCGGCACCTGGT is a window of Janthinobacterium rivuli DNA encoding:
- a CDS encoding sensor histidine kinase yields the protein MTQQLQARWTYWRRRLLHSLLHERMPHENLAGRVAMLAAVGTVAMPLYYLLWHYFFPQAYENLTLRLTGVGICVAGLFARRFSARWLSRYLLFALSYILPFFFTFMFVMNHASSIWSESLLIGLVVLFHFETKLACRAYLIGTCAACLAVILQGEGGFLLQREVLQQLPVHWFTIAALSVVKVGSKVLERERLAGLAAGLGSVAHELRTPLTSVEANVRGMRRLLPQLAGLVDDMPPLQEALTRIQFEVRHMQHMIDLFLMSASAVNRNLQPSQALSMLAMVSSVLKRYPFTGNSQRGSVKVDVRADFQFAGQDELCVVILLNLLRNALKAIQRAGKGRVRIVIDGARPVPRLLFIDTGCGIAKNRLPLIFERFYSYPVHNGSGIGLALCQQIVTAWQARIRCVSREHAYAIFILEFPQPMPARFQSSFPAR
- a CDS encoding response regulator, with amino-acid sequence MQLPVYTHPTLTVLIDDSDSFLKSLAFQLDPGLARKTFHDTSSALHWLRQSTQPGETPLHVNFDTQNLPPDQCNVALDIERIWRISGQAQRFAVPSVLVVDYSMPQMNGLEFCQAVRDLPCKKILFTGAADEKVAVTAFNRGLIDRYIKKSDDDALDILEQEIVALQREFFLQQSDTVRDLLMLHDYSFLQDEALAAVVHELCRRHGFVEYYIFPNPSGILFFTRDGQARLMIIETERSLHTQYEMARDSDAPESLLLALLEMRVIPYFSDADSDGMYAAHIGENWFRYCAAPTICQGRVTYFWALFDVPAHQLGQPVMSYAQFLRAQADDSVRV
- a CDS encoding ABC transporter permease, which produces MFRLSLKMTGRDWRAGQLRFLLVALIVAVAALSAVGFFVDRLRAGLNRDAHQLLGADLVISADQPVNAAWRAEALKRGFILADTVTFPSMAQAGEGEQSLSQLASIKAVSPGYPQRGKLKITTTLSEAQDAVGRPTDQVPAPGTLWVDAAILSSLNAKLGDTLTLGDKAFTVTQLIASEPDRGASFLNFAPRVMLPLSDLAATALVQNGSRVSYRLLLSAPPAKAAELAQYQAWLESQIKTQAIKGVRIESLESGSPQMQSTLDRADRFLSLVGLLSAMLAAVAVAMAARRFMLRHLDACAMLRCLGLTQNQVTAMYVIEFLLVGLAGSVVGVAVGFGGHLVLLELLGKLVQSDLPPVSMLPALQGVATGMLLLLGFALPPILQLRNVPHNRVIRREQEPPQALALATYGLGIAAFVVLLLWQAGDVKLALLTAAGFLGGFALFGLAGWLGIKSLKTLRGAFNHQGWRFAVTSLQRRPGATVIQVVSLALGLMALLLLTVVRGDLMVAWRNATPPDAPNRFMINILPEQKEPIAARLAQAGVANAPLYPMIRGRLVAVNGNTITESTYEDDRAKGLADREFNLSTMATMQEENKLVAGKWFGNAPGAPAEASVEEGIAKTLKLKLGDKLRFDIAGQPVEAAITSLRKLEWGSMRVNFFVIINPAAMADTPQTWITAFHLPPAQADLGNALLRDYPNLTVVDVGGVLKQIQGVLDQVVTAVEFLFAFTLASGLLVLYAALMGSQDERTREAGLLRALGATRRQLAQAQLIEFSLVGALAGLLAASGAAAMGWALATYQFKFAWSFAPGVWAFGLLAGALCAIAGGWLGLRNVLKHPPLQTLREG